Proteins found in one Triticum aestivum cultivar Chinese Spring chromosome 4D, IWGSC CS RefSeq v2.1, whole genome shotgun sequence genomic segment:
- the LOC123096122 gene encoding uncharacterized protein: protein MQTRQKFARVDTQELKSRIAKKLGHQRAEQYFNSLKKFLSFKLNKDEFDKICLSVLGKENIKLHNFLIRSILSNASLSLGPPSKQTVTGNSQTSMVSNGPLGNGALPAKMGRSITSRDRKFADRPSPLGPHGKAPHGHGGEVSNSCDIPRSREQQSTLEFVSSGSKVLLEVVSVEDGEEVEQVRSSPACVQIRSPIRAPLGIPLGIPKAHTPQPSTSYTYETCSNNAELPDTRSLWNVLQHRLQAQGLNVSMEFAHVLNSGLNSHLTRLLKSSLDVAKARGNGTRIPQANGRARPSWNGGQNHGFPSESGQFYQASLQDVKVAVESNRQLLGCDHSKQHEKLSFRLMDQ from the coding sequence ATGCAGACTCGACAGAAATTCGCTCGTGTCGATACCCAGGAGCTGAAATCCCGGATCGCCAAGAAGCTGGGCCATCAGCGAGCCGAGCAGTACTTCAACAGCCTCAAGAAATTCCTGAGCTTTAAGCTCAACAAGGATGAGTTTGACAAGATTTGCTTGAGTGTATTGGGCAAGGAAAATATCAAGCTTCATAATTTCCTCATCCGGTCAATCCTCAGCAATGCTTCCTTGTCCCTTGGACCACCTAGTAAGCAGACGGTGACCGGTAACTCACAGACTAGCATGGTGTCCAATGGGCCACTGGGCAATGGCGCTCTGCCGGCGAAGATGGGGCGGTCTATCACCAGCAGGGATAGGAAGTTCGCTGATAGGCCAAGCCCCCTTGGTCCCCATGGGAAGGCGCCTCATGGTCATGGAGGCGAGGTCAGCAACTCCTGCGACATACCGAGATCTAGGGAGCAACAGAGTACCCTGGAGTTTGTTTCATCAGGGAGCAAGGTTTTGTTGGAAGTTGTCTCTGTAGAAGATGGGGAGGAGGTTGAGCAAGTGCGCAGTAGCCCAGCATGTGTTCAAATTCGGAGCCCCATCAGAGCTCCGTTGGGGATTCCGTTGGGGATTCCAAAGGCTCACACTCCTCAGCCTTCTACCTCTTACACTTATGAAACATGTTCTAATAATGCGGAGTTGCCAGATACTCGGTCATTGTGGAATGTACTTCAGCACAGATTGCAAGCACAAGGCCTGAATGTATCCATGGAGTTTGCTCATGTACTGAATTCTGGGTTGAACTCACATTTAACTCGCTTGCTCAAGTCTTCTTTGGATGTCGCTAAAGCAAGGGGAAATGGAACAAGGATACCTCAAGCGAATGGAAGAGCACGTCCTTCATGGAATGGTGGACAGAACCATGGTTTTCCTTCAGAATCAGGCCAGTTCTACCAAGCTTCGTTACAAGATGTTAAGGTAGCTGTGGAGTCCAACCGTCAGTTATTGGGTTGTGATCATTCCAAGCAGCATGAGAAGCTTAGCTTTCGTCTTATGGACCAGTGA